The genomic DNA AAATATGCTTAGAATATTAAGTGCACTCCACAAGGCGGTATATATAAGCACTATGGATCTTCGAGAAGCGTTTCATCAAATCCTCATGGCGGAAAATTCGATTTCGTATACTGCTTTCTCCGTTGAAGGGAAAGGTCAGTTTGAGTGGGTCCGTATGCCATATGGGTTGGCTGGTGCTCCGAGTACGTTCCAAAAGGCGATGGACATTTTACGAGAGCGGTTCATCAAGTTGTTGGAGCTGCGAAATTTACCTCGGTATTGGGCTGACAAGGTCTTTGCATATCTTGACGATTGGGTGATCATAAGCGAGACTTATGAAGAACATAAACGGATTTTGTCTcttgtttttgaaattttcagggaagCTGGTCTGTTAATTAATCCAGACAAATGTAAATTTGCGAGATCTGAAGTAAAGTTCCTGGGATTCATAGTCGATCAAGATGGTCTAAGACCAGATCCCGAGAAAATCGctccaataattaaatatccgCGTCCAACTAATCGCAAACAGGTTCGTAGTTTCTGTGGTTTAGTGAACTGGTATCACAGACATCTTCAAAATGTTGCAAAGGTCCAAGGTCCACTTAATAAACTGTGTGGTGCGACTGCTGAGTGGAAATGGGGTGAAAATGAAGAGGAAGCGTTTGTTTCCTTAAAGCAGGCGTTAATTGATGCTAAACCCTTGTCGATTCCTAAAATCGGTCTtccttattatttatacacagATGCCTGCGATACTGGACTCGGTGCTTTTCTTGTCCAACGAGATCCAGAGAATGGGAACGAGTATCTGATTATTTGTTGCAGTCGACCTCTGCGTGGTGCTGAGACCAGATACACCACGACAGAGAAGGAGTGTCTGGCGGTGGTCTGGGCAGTACGAAAACTTCGTTGTTATCTGGAGGGTGCTCCATTTACTGTCGTTACAGATCATTCTTCTCTTCGCTGGTTACATTCCTTGAAAGATCCAAATGGTCGGTTGGCAAGGTGGGCGATGGAATTATTATCGCATCAGATAAAAATTGAGCATAGAAAAGGTACTGAGAACGAGGGTCCAGATGCTTTGTCCAGGATGTATGAAGACCATGATCCTGTGGATTGGTTGGAGGTCAAGCGGAATCTGGGGAGTTCTGAAAATGATTGCTTACATATTCAAGTGCGGAATTGGTATGatgttaagaaaaataatgtcaTGAAGTATCCTGAAAATTATACGGAGTGGCGTGTTCTTGATGATCGTCTTGAGTATTTTAGACCCGATCCTCTGAAAGAAATAGTAGGTGATGAAAATGCTTGGAAAGTCGTGGTTAGGGAGTCTGAGGTGTCTGATCTACTTAAAACTAATCATGAGAATCCGGATGCTGCTCATGTGGGACGGGAGAAAATGTATGAacggttaaaaataaaatattactggCCGGGAATGTATAGAGACGTAACTGAGTACGTGAATGAATGTGACATTTGTaagaaagtaaaatataagCAGACTTCGTCACATGCTCCAATGCAAACGCGTCAGCCGATCTCTCCATGGGCGGTAGTAGCAGCTGACGTTACGGGACCGTTTCCTAGGTCAAAGGGTGGTTATAAATACGTTCTGATTGTCCAAGATCTCTATACTCggttcattgaaatttttcctctGCGTAAACAAGGTGGAAAGAGTGTTTTGGAGTCGTTCAAAGATGCTTTTGCTCACTGGGGATATCCATTGTTCATGGTTACAGATAATGGTCGTGAGTTTATCAATCACCAAGTTCGTGATTACTTGAGTTCGGTGGGTGTAAAGATGTCAACTTTGGCGATAGCTCATCCTCAAGGAAATCCTGTTGAGAGGATAAATCGTACTCTTAAACCGATGATACGTGCCTACATTGAAAAGGATCAATCGGAGTGGGATCAACATCTTGGCGAGTTTCAATTGGCCTATAATAGTGCGTATCATGCATCCCTTAAATTGTCACCTTATTATCTCGTATATGGTCGTGAGCCTCGGCTCTCTGGTAAAATTTCTGAATTGGAACTTGATGATATTGATGAGAGTAGTCTGAACTGGAGACATCGTCTAGATAAACTAGATCAGCTGAGACACAAAGTTGAAGATATTATGCGTAAGGAAAGCGAACGACAAGCCGGTTACTATAATAAAACTGCTCGGGATGTCCCTAAACTTCAAGTTGGAGATAAAGTATTTTATCCCAACCGTAAGCTAAGCAAGAAATCAGATAAATATAGTAGGACAttagattataaatatttaggtCCAGCGATAGTTAGTAAAGTAATTAGTCCAATAATTGTTGAGTTGAAAGATGCGTCGGGTAAAAGTCTTGGTAAACATTACGTGCCTGATTTAAAGACTCGTACGAGTCCACGTAATAAAATCAATGCGATTTAAATTATAGGACAGGTCGGAACGAGAGGAAGCGGAGAATTTGAAGGTGTTGGGAGCGGTAGGACCAAACCACACGCGTAATCGCAAAAGAAAATTAAGAAGATGGTTGTTGGAGACCGCGATTGAACTTGGCGAGCGACCAGCGCCTCCTGTAAAGAGAAGAAAATTGCGTTCGGCGGTTGTTGTCCCCACAAGTTCTACTTTGACATCCTCAACCGTGTCTGTCCTTGAACCAAGTCCCCTAGTTGAGTCCAATCCTCCTGCTGATCCTAAGGAGCAAGATGTTCCTACAGAAGCTTCTATAAACCTAGAACCATCAAACTCTGATACCGATTGGTCATTGGTAAATGATTTGGCAGCCGTTAGTATTTGGGATGGTATAGCTAAACCCTATATTTCTGACGATCCTTACGAGTTTTATGATCCAGCTAAGGATCGCGTTAGTAAGAAAAAACGTCGTAAAGATCGTAAGAGGATGGAACCTGTCTGGGAGTTGATGGAGGAGTTTCGTCCGGAAGAACCGGAgcctttttttctttcatacgTGGCTCGTTCACCTGGTTTGTCACATGACCTAATTCCACCAGAACAACCTGACCTCCTTCGTGCCAAACCACCTTCTAACTTGTTATCCGACTATAAGATCCCCAAGATCAACCGTTTCCGGTTACCATCTTCAGTAATATCTCATACTGAGTTAAAAGATGAAAAATGTTGTGATGGAGACACTAAGATTCATTGAGCTCAAGCTGTTGAGCTGAGTTTAACAACCGCCTGCAGTTTGGCTCAATAATCccctaataatttaaaatgcgTCGCGATGCTGGTCGTCGGCTTAGATGCGCCTAGTCAGGGAACATAAATTCTAGTGTTCGAATTTTGTAGACTGTCAGAACTAAGTTCTAACAATATAATTTGATAACTTTTGTAAACATAAcgttcattaaaatttaaccatCTCATTAAATCTGTTTTCGGATAAATTTAATCGTTACCTCACTCACTCATTCTTTCAGCCATAGATATTGGAGCAGTTTGAGTTGCTGATCACAGttgcagattttttttattagtgataattaattttaatttgaaaaattttattttagaacgAGGTGTGGACAACGGATATGTTTGTGGTACGAGCGCGAGTCTGGCGGGGGGGAGTATAACagggattttatttaattaattttgttttaaaatatttgaatttgaattttattcgaCTGCGCTCTCGGCCCACGCATCACCGTTGCCCCCACGCCGTTAGAGATCGATAATATAAAACTCTAACTGATTGGTTGACACGTTTGGCCGTGTGACGAATGGGTACTCTATGGGGGCCCCGAGTCCCGCCATTTctagagataaaaatttatttgaaatttggaTGATACGAGCCTGAGATGGAATCAAGAGTGGGGATGCCGGCTTCGCAGCACACCGAGACGCACTCGAGACTCACTCACTGCCTGGTGCTACTATTAATCAGACgcatccaaaaaaaattaaaggaataaaatattgtaaaactTGCCACGATCAGCacaatataacaaagaaaaaatatatatttacggtGAGTCGTGAGACCCCGTAGcagttaataaaagtaattaaaagtgagtcatctataaataaaaacatcaaaaaattaaaatttaacggCGAGTTGAAAAGACCCCGTGTCGGACATCAAAACGGTGAGTCTATATTTGACCCCGGATACATTTGTCTCGAAGTCCACGATTGTTGTGACTTTTGTCgagatcttttttttataacaactaAAATTACGCTGAGTTTAGCAACcgcgtaattaattaaggacaattatttaaaactgcAGCTGGAAAAGATCCGACAAACATCAGCGACTGGCATCAGGAAGTACGAGCGGCGTCCTTTCATCTCATGGCGTCATCATCGACTCCTGGAACTTCTTCGGTAATTGTGGAAAACATCctggttaattaattaattattacttactaattttattataaaatattaattgaaaaaatcgtATATTATACGTATAAGTTAGggataaaatttatcgttttcgcGGCGTGGGTTCGAGAGTATTCGGTCGCCATTTTGTTTAAGTGTCTGGGTTGTCTTTGTTAGGTAGCGtcagattaattaattaattcagtcGAGTCTAGCGACcactgattaattaattaataattaaaattcttaaaatttaaattacatttaatttagcAGGTATTTTCTTAGAGATACTGAGTCTCACCGACCGTTCTCTAGGAGGTGCTGAAATTTAGTTTGGTAGAAATTATTGGACATTGTGACCTTGGTGCCGAGTCTCACCGACCGCATCACTGGAAAAATTCAAGACAACAAAAACCCAGAACTTAGgcggtaataaattttataattgcgaATATattgtatgtgtgtgtgtgtgatctgatattaaaattttcctcgccagcaaattgttaaaaataaaggaagtgataataattatagagatttgaaaaatttatatgaaaattattaaaattataaacacgTTAAAATTGTCGGGAAAACTTAAagttttattgttgttaaagagaattaatattaagtaaaaaGCATATCTGTTTGCCAccatatttgttataaataaatttggatatattttatataatttattgaaataattattctcgATTGACTAATGATGTTGAGTCTGACGACCACTCATTAAGTGAttgattaaattcaaaataagaGCCTAACTCTGCAGCTGTGTGGTCCAGCCTGGATAAGGAGATTTTCGGACTCATCCTCGAGATTTCTTTTGCTCTCTGCTTTGTTTTGCCTTGCACACGATACTGAGAGATCGTGCAATTTTACTCTCAGTGGCGCCCTTAGAACTTTTTGAGTTCAAAAGGTGTCCAAATTGTGACCTCGTAAGCCTCGTCGTCAAGACCACGGAAGTCGAGGGGTACCCGGTTATAATATAAAACGTCCTATGGGAAAGGCATAATACTTGGGACAAATGGGAATGAACACTTGGGGAGCTATTTCAAGTCAGCAGTGAGCAAACGATgtaaatcgatagaaaatacTCTGAATTTTATTCGGTTGCGTGTAAAACTGTCGAGTCATTATCCCATGACTGGGTGTTGAATACTTTGTATTGACGAAActacatcaaaattttaaattaccttTTATTCTTGTGTAATTTAGAGATAaatatgttttgattttatgaaatactttttaaacttttctttgtgaaagttgaaattta from Microplitis mediator isolate UGA2020A chromosome 7, iyMicMedi2.1, whole genome shotgun sequence includes the following:
- the LOC130672317 gene encoding uncharacterized protein LOC130672317, producing MASSSTPGTSSDRSEREEAENLKVLGAVGPNHTRNRKRKLRRWLLETAIELGERPAPPVKRRKLRSAVVVPTSSTLTSSTVSVLEPSPLVESNPPADPKEQDVPTEASINLEPSNSDTDWSLVNDLAAVSIWDGIAKPYISDDPYEFYDPAKDRVSKKKRRKDRKRMEPVWELMEEFRPEEPEPFFLSYVARSPGLSHDLIPPEQPDLLRAKPPSNLLSDYKIPKINRFRLPSSVISHTELKDEKCCDGDTKIH